GACTGTACTGACCCAGGTGGACCGATTCAGACTGAACTGACCCGGGTGGACCGATTCAGACTGTACTGACCCAGGTGGACCTGCTGGATGTAGGCCAGCAGAGCCTTCCTGTTCTCCGTCCACATATCAGGCAGTTGTGCGACGGGAGGAAACTTGCAGCAGGACAGTTCCAGAGTCAGCTCCAAACACTGGGCCCACACGTAGTTATAGTCCTGCATCCcacctgcagaaaaacacacacacacacacacacacattcagatcCAAGAAGACTGGTGAAGATCTGCAGGATTGGGGACGATCTGACACAGATTCAGGGATCGTGAACCTGTTGTGTATCCAGGTTTAACAGAGCGGCTCGGCTCAGTGTGATGTCCTGCTGCAGTAAAGCTGCTGTCTGTGAGGCGACGGAGTTGAAGTGATCAGGTTTCTGCAGCGGGAAACCAGAGGAGGCAGATCGGCGACGAGCAGCTCAGCAGCTCCTGATCATGTTTCTGCTTCACCCTCTGCAGGTTTCTAGCTCAGTCTTTCTAAGAACCACGTTGACACTGAACGATTCAGCTGAGCATGACTGACTTTGAAGGTGTGGGTGGTGGAGTGTGTAGTGCACTCACGTTTCACCTGGTCTCAGATAAACAGTGACGGTTTAACACGAGTGACACGGGTCTTGTTTCTCCTTAAATAAAGTTTTGGGtgagatttaatttaaattagcGCTGGTTCATGTTTGAGTGATGAAAAGATGATGAGTTTCAGGCCttgttctatttattttaaattaacttcACATCACGTCAGTGGTCAGAAAAATAACTGATACTTCATTAATCaatataattaattcattaatcaaattgttgtggacaggcagctgcatgtaagggttcagtgtcttgtcccAGGAATACGGACGACCGCCTTATCGCCTCCAACAGAAGCAGCTAGCTACGACATTAGTGCAGGGAGCTGACAGAGTGCTAATATGATTATAACCCTTTAAAAACTCTTTTATTACTCTTCTTTAACACTCAGGACGAGAACACGGCTGCTGACCTACGAGCGGATACCACTCGTATCCGTTGGTGATGCCGTCCAGGAAAGTTCCAGTGTCAGCGCAGCTGTTACCCTGACGCATGGAGGCGTGGTTGTACGAGTACACCTTGGCCAAGTGAACGAACACGTCGTCATCAGGTGAGACGCTGGCCCCGCCCACAAGCTCACTGCCTGGAGATATGGACAAAAAGACACCAGTAATTAAATATTACACATAGATATATTCATTTAATCCTGTCTGTCCCAGAGTCCAGGTGATTTTATCAGTGTTATTGTACTGAAGTACAAATGTTTAAACAGACTTTTTATACAAAATACATCATTAAATTAATACATGATGAGGTATTATTATGAatttaccagctgctgttctCACTCCACACCAAGTCTGGTAGTCGAGTACTGCACTTGTGTATTTCCTGTCACTCACTGTGTCTACTTGCACTTCCTTATACTAAAAACTCTAAAAATACTGAACACCGTCAGGACTACTGTGAACTAACGGAGTTATTGTCATGCTGGGGTTTGAGCTCTAGCTGTTGCCTCACGTCTCTACACgctggtgtatgtgtgtgtacctctGTTGCTGTTGTCGTACGGATAACTGGCCACCAGAGCTCCTCCATGAAGGTTCGCGGAGAGAACAAAACTCTCAGTCCTCAACCAGTCCATCACAGCTCTGACCTGAAACACACCAAGGATGAAGGCTGGGTCCCAGAGGTGGAGTGAGGACTGAAATCATCTTCTAGTAAATTCCATCTATATCTATTGAGGGAACTCTTAACTGCAGATAACGGAGATTTCTCTAAACAGAAAAATCCAGTTGGGAGTCATTTCTCTGACGAGAGTCTGCAGAGGCTGAACACACCTCAACGACTTCCATCAATGAGGCAGGGCGGCCTGCATGTAGCCTGAGGACAAACACTTCTCCCACTCACAGCTGCGTGTTGAGTTCACTGCTCTGAGCTCATAATAGTAATTGAAGGTGACACAGAGTGAATGAACATGTTAATCCACGCAGATCGTTTTTCATCTCAACACATGATTATAAAATACAGTGTTCTGTTAAACGCTTCCTGTAACTAGGAGTGTTTGTTTCAGATCATGTCTGATCTGATCAAGAGATGTTTCCGCTGTGAACTTCTTACATGCTTTCaaaatgggtgtgtgtgtgtgtgtgtgtgtgtgtgtgtgtgtgtgtgtggtacatTTAGCTGagaatacttttacttaagttgtgtttttttataagcAGGACCATTACTCCCATTGAAGTATTTCTACATGGTTGACCAacctctgcctccctctgttCCTCGTTGAGCCCCTGCTGCTGTTGGAGACCAACGAAAGCATCTGGGAAGTTTCTGTTCAGATCAACACCGTTGAAGTTGTACCTGAAAAGACGGAGAGATGGAAGaacactgtttactgtttgaCAGGGACCTGACAGAGTCCATGGACTCATTAGATGACAGGTTTTAATGGTTAGAGGTCACAGATTCATCATCTCCGCCTGATGGCAGAGGGTTTAACGCTTTGCTGAGCTCATGAAGTCAATTctcaaacacaaatgacaaacattCTTCAGGAAAGTCTCTAAAAATGAGACATCAGATCCTGAAGAGTCAATTAAAAAACACGTGAGTCTGATAAAGTCTTTTATCGAGTTCCTTTCTGTCGCGCACCAACGAAAAAAAAGATCCCTAACATCACTGAACTTTGCACTTTAAGTTGCTTAAACGAAAACATTTCCTTATAGGGTTTGGAAATCTGGGACCTTAAACagaccccacacacacacacacacacacacacacacacacacacatacacacacactaaacctAAGCAAAACCCCAATGTAAACCCTGAGATTTAACGCTTAACCTTGTGGTGACCTGTTTTTTCCTGAGTGCCCATAATGACACGCATTGTGATTAAtacaatctcacacacacacacacacacacacacacacacacacacacacacacacacacaaatcttatACACAGCACATTAGCCAGAGTCAAAACACTTCTAATTAGATACTTAGAGTCTGTTACCGTGACTGTAATCTGACATCAATCTAGATATTTCCTGCCTATCAGAGAGTTTTGGGCGTTGGAGTGTTGCATAGTTTAGTTCCgagtcgcacacacacattttaacagtgcACTGAAGCATGTGTGTACTCTACTGTTATTGAGCACAGCTGACTCGACTCTTGTGAAGAATTTTCAACCTCTACGACCCAGTGAAAATAAATCTGGCTATTATCTGTTGACATTCTGGACGATGATTACAGGcggtgttttctctctctgctgctctcagaGCATTTCTTGGGTTTTTCTCTCCAACTCTGCAGCGTCTTTGTGATTTGGTGCAacgtaaataaataaaactgacaagcTCTTCATTAATGACTCATACTGTAGAGTGTAATCACATCTTTTGAGGTGTGTGCTTTGACACTAGCTGGGAAACTTTTGTATAAGTTTCCATGAAGACACGAGGTTGAAGctgtaagaaacaaaacattcagtatGAAGTTCACACATCCCATCGCTACCTGTGGTTGACAGTTCATAAAAAGTCActtgtaaaatgtcatttattcttattttcacTGCTCTTCATTAAAACTTTAACCACATCATCTGTAAAAAGAAGCAAAGCTTCTTCCACCCTCAACCgtctctgtcctgctgtcagTACAGACATGTCTGAACCAGCCGACAGACCTGCCTCTGCGTACAAGACATGCTGAAATATTGTTCCAGGGCTGCGTGTAGTTCTTATTTATGTTAGAAATGTCAATGGGCTTTTGAATGAGGTCTACTCGCCTACTTGTGGAACAGGACCCAGAAGTCGCAGTAGTAACTAAGCTATTCATTGTCAGACTGTGCACAGCTCATAAAATATTGTACTGAAtggtaaataataaactgtatgaaaaactactgtaaacaaatGATATAAGTGTTAAATAACCTCTGGTTAGTTCAAATACACAGCTGCAGTTCTCCAGGACTCTCAGCTGCTAAGTTGGGTCAATTAAGAGTGATCCTGGAACAATTTGATCAAATCCCTCTTAAAACGATGCTGCAGAACACCCACGTCCTGTTGTCACTTGGAAATCGGACATTTCAGACGCTAACAATGCTCCAACTGTTGTTTCTCTTGACCTTTTCAACTCCTGCCTTTCACCTTTCAGTGCTCCCTCAGGGTCACAGCTGAGAGCTGTCTGCTGAACACACCCATCTTCCCCTAACACCCGGCTTCACCTGGCTCCCTTCTACTGTTCAGGAACGGTTTCCAGTTCACATCAGCTCGTGGTTCTTTCCCTTCAGGAGTTTTTGCAGGCCGAGCCCATTAGAGCCGTCTCTGTGTCCACTTGATGAATGTTAGGACTCTCTCTCCTTCTCGGTCTCTGCCTGGTCCCCTGAGGGACATACCTCGCTCTttaaatgctccactgtgttcaccagcGAACGGTGTCTTTTTAGAGCTCGTCTGATGAAAGCAGACTGAACAAAGACTCACCGTCCATTGCTGTACTGGCAGTCCGTGTCTGCTTTATCGAAGCCATCGGGGTTCATTGTTGGGAGGATGTGGATGCGAGTGCTGTTCAGTAACTGCAAaaactgtgtttcatttttgcGGTAACCACGCACCATGTCGTCGATCAGCTGGACCAGCAGCACTCGGCCAAgaacctgcacaaacacataaatctcATCTGTTAAAGCAAAGGTGCTAGAATCATTTGTCAGGTGaagatttcatttcattcattagCTTAGCACATTGGTATTTTGAGATATATGGAGTGACTAGACATTAACTTATGTGTGGTTCACACTACAATAGACAGAACTGAGCTTTCTCTGCTGGTGTTGTGTTGTCGTCTGTGTAGTAGCGTGTGACATGGGGCCGTAAACTGTTACAGCATCATCTCCTGAGATGCCTCTGGGCCAGGTTTCCAGTCTTACATAGTGCAGAAACAGATCCAGGCATGCAGTGGCACAGACAGTTACTGATCCAACAGAATcattaaaactgttattttattgtaaaatgttggGACTTTAAATTAAAACGATGTGGTTAATGTGGTTAAATCTGAAATCTCTTGGGTTCGTTTAGGTTTAAGTTCAGTAAGTTAACTTCATTAAAAGCTGAACGAAGTCTGGTGCTTTGGACTGAACACTAACTATCACTGAGCGTCCATCACTTCTGTTCAGTTTCATCcttacattcattcatttccacccaacatctgtttctctctgacacGACATTTCAGCGCAGCAGGGTCTCTCTCAACAGAAACAGCGGGGGAGGAAGTGATGACGTGAGTCAGCACGACATCGAAACACAAACTCCCGAGATGAGTAGGAggcttcttttttccttctgagACAGCTGCTGATTGGATCGTGGAGACgacttaaaaaaacactttatgaatgaatgagagCCTCAgggggaagaaagagagaagggtgGGAAAGGAGAAACGCTGTGTGTGTTCAAagctgtaacacacacacacacacacacacacacgtcaggaCTAGTTCTGCCTCCAGCAATCGTTCTGTTTTCCTCCATCACTCACCTAATCTGACttcatcttttctctgtctgttgcCATCACACTACAACACACACCCGTTTGCACTTCCATACTTAATGGATCAGTGTGTTGATACTCGACATTTTACCTGTTGTGAGTCAAAGTGGAGAAAACGAACAATGAATGTATTCTTCTAACAACTCCTGTGTACGGATCAGACCTGATACCTTTAGAGCTCTATTGTTGTCCAACAACGACTGCAACAAACACATCAATGAGCCGCAAAAGAGGAACACGTTCCTCAAGCAtcatcaacaaaaacacataggAGTCATATTCCTAAGGCGGCGGTTCTTAGCCTGGGGGTCGGGGGTCGGGGGTCGAGGGATGGTTTTCAGGTAACGTAATGAATCTGAACCTGAAGACTTGAAGTTGTTCAGACTGATGTTTTCCCGTTACTGGATTTTCAcggtgaagctgctgtctgggTTCATCCCAGCAGAATTCACAGGAGTATTTCCCTTTTATAACGAATCAATTTCCAGTGACAGGAAGTGAGCTGGAGGAATCATCGCTTGATGCTGGAACAGATGTGGCTCTGAAGCAGAGGTTGTTGGAGAAACCTATAAACTAACTACAGAACGTAGCTGCTTCTATTTATCAGCATCATCGGATCTAAACACAGAGTTCGAGGTATCAGCCACTGCAGCTGTTGATGTGATCGCACAGTTCCCATTAGAGGAGACTGATCAGCAGTTTAGATAAGATGAAAACTGTCgagtgttgttgtttatgttgttgtgcATTAGCAGATGGAAGTAAAGGTGGACCTCACCCAGGGTCCTCACAAACCATAATAGAACTGTAATCAGAGGCAGCGGAACCTGTCTACAGTACAGACTACTGTCTACAGTTTgcagctggaaaacacaggaaacccCTGATTTCCCATCACACAATTTCCTTATTCTAAAGATACAATTAATTTTACCAAACACAACTGAGCAGATGAGGTTGTTGCTGTTTGAACTCACTGGTTCCTTCCAGTTGACTCCGTGTGTCACTGTTCAGGTAAATCAGGATTTAATACTTTGACAGTTGACAGGAATTTGTGCTCATGTTACGCAACAGCCACAAAACTACATTTGTTccatacagtactgtatatttagacacctttgttttctgcagactCAGACACTCAATAACCCAGAAAGTCAAACAcgtttaaaatgtttgaatacTTTCTGACCTGGTGCTTGATGAAAATCAAGTTATTAAAgttgctgcaggaaacaagAATGTCTGAATGAAATTTCATGACGTTCCAGCAGCTCGCATGGATAAAAATACACAGCTGCTAAAACGGTTGATATCTATATATAACTCCAGATAGGATAGGAAATTTAATGTTACAGAAAGGTCAAGTCTCTGTTTGACAAAGTGAATTTAGATTGAATTGAGTTCAAAGCTGCTCACAGATGTTTGATTTGACATCACTGAACACACTCAGGACCAGAAACATTAGCAGACAAACTCTGAAACACACCGACTCTCTGCTCCAGATTGAAATGCTCTCTGTCACAACGAGAAGAGCGTTTGCGTGTTTGCTCATCTGAACACTGATGACAGCTacatcctctgtctctccctctcaaGGTTGGATTTTCTGTCGTGCAGTGGACGTTGTTTGCTTCCTACGGTTTCCTACCAAGGGCAAGACTCATAAACAACGTGTGTGCACATGCCAGTTCTTGGAAACAGCTGCATTCATGAAAACAGTACATGCAGCAAGAATGTATGCACCTCAAACACAGGCTGTAGAGAGAACCCACAGCATAGAGATAGCACAAGACGGCGCTTTATCTGCTGCTACTCCACACTCATAAGGTCAGGCGCCTGTATCGTCAATACGTTGCATGTCTGTGCATCAGTTCTGATGTGCAGGATGTAGTGAACACTGCAGCCTCGAGGTGTTCACACTGATCTCATACGGAAAGAAGTTGGCCGTCTGCCTGTTCCACGTCCACACTGTCACTAAATGACAGATTCACAGCATAAACTAAATGACTGTGAGACACTCGGAGGACATAAACTCACACAGACGAGTTGTTTTTAGGAAATATTGACCTAATAACACACAACAGATAATGATATCTACATGACACCTTTTCCACTGACGGTACATtcctgctgagtgtgtgtgtgtgtgtgtgtgtgtgtgaactcagTGAAAAGGTCTTTTTCTGTAAGTTTCCTTGGAAGCGACACACTCCACTAATTCTGTTTgccaactctgtgtgtgtgtgtgtgtgtgtgtgtaggcatgACTTGTCTATTTAAGGACATTTCcaatttctcacacacacacacacacacacacacacacacacacacacacacacacacacacacacacagcatcgCCAAGACAACCAGAGACTGGTCAGAGGTCGCAGAAAGtttcctttccactgtttttAATGGAGACAGCTGTCGCAGCATTATTTACTGAAGTGTATATGAATGATGCCGACAAcacatattattttttttgacAGCAATGtgatttgtatatatatatttttttatttagccacTTTTGGAACATTATTCCAGCTTCT
The window above is part of the Anabas testudineus chromosome 23, fAnaTes1.2, whole genome shotgun sequence genome. Proteins encoded here:
- the cpm gene encoding carboxypeptidase M — its product is MSSLLLFLLFLILTSASTLEFRYHNNTEIEQYLLQVNASNPDIAHLYSIGQSVRGQQLWVLALGLSPRHHTVGIPEFKYVANMHGNEVLGRVLLVQLIDDMVRGYRKNETQFLQLLNSTRIHILPTMNPDGFDKADTDCQYSNGRYNFNGVDLNRNFPDAFVGLQQQQGLNEEQREAEVRAVMDWLRTESFVLSANLHGGALVASYPYDNSNRGSELVGGASVSPDDDVFVHLAKVYSYNHASMRQGNSCADTGTFLDGITNGYEWYPLVGGMQDYNYVWAQCLELTLELSCCKFPPVAQLPDMWTENRKALLAYIQQVHLGVKGRVFDASGVPVQNAVVEVKGRSNMCPFRTDRHGEYYRLLLPGNYTFTVSYPGHKVLTEILNVPYGPDKFSALKHDFLLQRLAPGGSPVNPTSTCDKNLMLDGGGTTTRPAWTVAVGLGLLATVRVLIA